The Spirosoma sp. SC4-14 DNA window TTGAATTCGGTCAGAAAATCGGTCGACCAGTTGGCCCCAAAAACCTCATAGGAATCGTTATACACTGCACGAGGCTGCGTATCGGACAAACGGACAAGCGTCGAATCGAACCGTTTGAGGTATTGTTCAATGGCATTTTTACTAAAATAGTCAATCACCAGACCTTGTCCTCCGGGTGCAGGTCGTTTCACTTGCTGCTTTGTTAGTTCAGCAACTAGCTTGCTGTTTTCAACTTTCCAGCGTTTGGCAGCCATTTCGGGCGTTACGCCGGGCCCACCAAAAGGCCAGCCCGTGCCGGTTGTCAGATCGACTCCCAGGCCTAGTCGTTTTCCTTCCCGGACCGTATGCGAAAATACGGCCAGCCATCGCTCACTCAGGAACGGAATAAATTGTTGCTCGGCTCCTTTTGCCCCATAAATCGGAATAATGTGTACGCCACCCAGGCCTGCCATCGAAAACTGCTCCAGCAGATTAGTAATATCTTTTTCGTTTACAGCATTGCCCATCCACCACCAGTATGTCCAGGGTTTTGCCTGCCGACCGGCATTAACCGGCACAGGCTGCGCGGCACAAACCGATACTATACCCAATCCCATCAGACCGATCAGGACACTTAAAGCCAACCTCTTCATACTGTTGATTAAATACGATTCTCAAGTTAACGGTAAAGCCGATTGCTGCTGCAAAGCAACGGATCGGTCCATTATGCCTACTTAAAACTGGCCAACCAGCAAACGTTCGTGCAAACAAGTAAGTAAAACTGACTTAACCTTCCTGCACTCTGTGGTATAGAGCCAGCGAGCGAGCATTTATTAACCGGCGGCTCCGTTAGCCAATCTAAGAAAAATTCTATTTATAACAAACTGACAATCATATAAATTATGTATTTCTCGCTTTTTAATACACTATATAAGCCACTAATATATATACATATATTAAATTTTATTTTATATACATTATCAATAAAATGAAATAGTTATTTTAGATTAAATTTTTTCAACTAAAAAGCATATTCAAAAAAAATTATTTAATTTTAGTGACATATAAGTAACATTCAAATTTATCCTTTGTAAAGTCCTAAAAATGAAAAAACGTTTACTGTATTTTTATATCGGTGCTATAGTAGTCGGGGGGGCGTTGTTCACTTCTGGAAAAAATCTAAACCCATCCGACTATAGCCTATTCACATCGCTGCTTCAAACCACAACAATTTCGCTGCCTGGCCGCGTCGAAGCTGAAAATTATACTGCTATGCAGGGTATTCAGACCGAAACGACGGCTGACGATGGGGGTGGCCAAAATGTTGGTAATATCGACGACGGCGACTGGATGGATTATTCGGTAACGGTTCCGGCCAACGGGGTGTATACCCTTCGATTCAGAGTTGCCAATGGCTGGAGCGATGGTGCCCAGTTTCAGCTCCGAAACGCAGATGGTAGTGTTATCACCACAGTCAATGTGCCCCGCACAGGTGGCATTCAGAGCTGGCAAACAATTGGCGCTACGGCCCATCTGACAGCCGGTACACAAACGCTTCGTATCTACGTTGTAACGGGGGCCTGGAACTTAAACTGGTTCGAAGCAGCCGAAAGCCGTTCTATTTTAGGAAAAATTGAAGCCGAGACCTTCGATGTCAGCACCGATGTCCGGCCCGAAACCACTTCCGACGATGGCGGTGGCCAGGATATTGGCTACATCGATGATAATGACTGGATGGATTTCAATGTTAGTGCTCCATCGGCCGGGGTGTATACGTTTCAGTTTCGGGTGGCCAATAGCTATGGCAATGGCCTGATCGAAATTCGCTCAGAGTCGGGTTCTGTATTGGGCAGTGTGGATGTCCCCCGCACTTACGGCTGGCAAAACTGGACTACTGTTTCCACAACAGCTACCCTGCCTGCTGGTAGCCAGGTATTGCGTTTTTATGCCGTTCGGGGAGCCTGGAATTTCAACTGGTTCAACGTTTCGCAGGGCGGTGTTGTGCTGAGTCCGGCCGTTATTACGTTCGACGCCCTGCCCGACAAAACAACCGACGATGGTGAATACAACCTGGTAGCGACCAGTACCAATGCCGAAACACCGATTACGTTTGCATCGTCGAATCCATCGGTCGTTTCGGTATCCAACGCATCCGGAATCTGGAAAGCAACGGTTGTTAGCTCGGGCACAGCCACTATCACGGCTTCGCAGGCGGCTTCGACATCATTTCTGGCAGCCGACGATGTGTCTCGTCAGCAGGTCGTGAATCCGTCATCCATCATCTCGCCCGATAAAAAAATTCCGATTGAGGCTGGCCGCTGGTATCAGCTTACGAATGCGAGCAATGGGCTTCAGGGGCTGTTTGATGGCGTTACGGACGTGAATGTTGAAACAGGATGGGGTAAAGTGCTACCCAATTACGACGCCTACTATCCGCTACTGACCGGCGAGTCGATGAGCATTGAAAGCATTCGGTTCTACGATTTTACGGGCATTTTCACCGACAATCCGATGACGCTCTCGATCATTACCGATCAGTGGCAGCGGATTCCGATAGCCACATTCACGGGCGAACAATATGCGGCCTGGGTTGGTCCCTACCCCAACCGGTCGACAACGGGTAATTTACAGTTCAAACTCGATCAGCCGATCAGCAATGCCCGCTATCTGGTGATTAATACGGGTGGCGCTTTCCCAACCGAAATGGAGTTGTATGGCTCCTACACACCATCGACCATAGCGCAGACTCCGGCACCGGCCAAATCGGTCAGGCTGAAAGACATGCTGGGTGTGAATGCCTACGAATGGAACTTCGAAGATGGCAACTCGCCCTGGCAGATCAACGAAGCGAAGATGAACATCGTGAAAAGCTTCTCGGGTGTTCGGCACTACATGGACTGGAACAAGCTGGAAGCCAACGAAGGCGATTACTCCTACAATCCGACCCTGAGCGGTGGCTGGAACTACGACGCCATCTACGAACGCTGCCAAGCCGAAGGCATCGAGGTATTGGCCTGCCTGAAAACCCTGCCCGACTGGATGGTAAACACCTACCCTACCGACCAGCGCGATGCCGAAAACGTACCCGTTCGCTATGGTAAAGATTTTGCTGATCCAACGTCGTATATCGAACAGGCGAAAGCCGCTTTCCAGTACATTGCCCGCTATGGTAGCAATACCAATATCGATCCGGCTCTTCTTAGTGTTAACACAACCCCTCGCTGGACTGGCGATACGCCTAATTCAATTAAAATTGGGCTGGGACTCATCAAATACATCGAGTGCGACAACGAGCGCGACAAATGGTGGAAAGGCCGCAAAGCCTATCAGACTGCCCGCGAATATGCCGCTAACCTATCGGCATTTTATGATGGCCATAAAAACACAATGGGGGCCGGAGTTGGTGTAAAAAATGCCGACCCTACCGTGAAAGTAGTAATTGGAGGTCTGGCTTCAGCCTCGATGGGGTCCGATTATATAAAAGGGATGATCGACTGGTGCAAACAGTACCGGGGCTACAAAGCCGACGGTAGCGTTGACCTGTGCTGGGATGTGATCAACTACCATATGTATACCGATAATACCTCATCGTCGCAAAGTGGTGGTTCAACGCGGGGAGCCGCTCCCGAAGTGACCACCGTTAATCAGATTGCCGCCGATTTCCGGAAAACAGCTCACCTTCAGTCTTATGATATGCCGGTCTGGATTACTGAAGCCGGTTATGATGTAAACCAGCAAAGCCCCCTGCGCGCCATTCCCATCGGTACTAAATCGGCACTCGAAACCCAGGGCGACTGGATTTTGCGGACGGCCCTTTTCTATGCCCGCCAGGGTATCGAAAAACTGTTCTTCTATCAACTCTACGACGACAATTCGTCGGGGGGGATGTTTGGCACTTCGGGTTTGGCCAATGGCGATAACCTGACCCGTCGTCCAGCGGCCGATTATCTGTATCAGACCAATAAGCTCTTTGGCAACTACTCGTATAAACAAACAATCAACAGCGACCCAATTGTAGACCGGTACGAACTAGACGGCAAATCGGCGTATGTGCTGGTTGTACCGGATGAAGTGGGTCGAACGGCAACCTACACGCTTGATCTGGGAACGGCTACCCAGGCACAGATTTATCGGCCAACGGTAGGTAGCAACGACATGACGCTGGAAGTAGTCAGTACCAATCAGGGACAACTTCAGCTTACGGTTACCGAAACGCCAATGTTCGTGGTAGCAGGCACAACCGCACCCAATGCCCGTGTTGCTACATCTGTTACTGAAGCGAAATCTCTGGATGAAGTCATTCAGATTTATCCGAATCCAACGGCCGATTTTGTTACAATTCAGCTCGAACGGTCCAGCAGCAGTCCGCTCAACGTAAACCTGTTCGATGCGGGTTCGGGGCGGCTACACCGTCAACTGAGTGTATCGAAAACAGGAGGGCAATTCTCGACCAAAATGGACCTGACTCACCTACCCGTTGGCACCTATATTCTGGAAGTAAAACAGGACAGCGACCGCGTTATGCGCAAAGTGCTGAAGGTCGAATAGGCGGTCATTTGTCATTAGTCACATTGGCTGATGGTTTTTAAATGTATTGTCCACAGAGGCACAGAGGGCACAAAGAATTGCTATTGACGATTCTTTGTGCCCTCGTGCCTCTGTGGACAATTAGTTGTACTCTTATGCTCGTCCGCGATTGTATCGCGGATGACTGAGGTCCGCGTCTACGACCAGCAACCAATGACGTTTCTTATTTCAATACCTGTACTTCAATCACCGAGTTGTCGTATACGCGGTGGGTGGCTTTCTGAAAATCGTCGGCATTGGCCTTAAAAATATTATCGACGTATTTTTGCGGATTCCGGTCAATCAGTGGGAACCAGGTGCTCTGTACCTGAATCATAACCCGGTGCCCTTTTTTGAAGGTATGCAACACATCCTGTAGCCGGAACGTAACGTCGGTTATTTCACCTGGCTTAAACGGTTCGGGCTTCTCAAACGAATTACGGAATCGTCCGCGCATAGCCTCCGATCGAACCATTTGCTGGTAGTTGCCCAGTGTAATATTTTTATTGGGCATATACGGATGATTCGGTTCGTCGGGCGGATACACATCGATTAGCTTCACAACCCAGTCGGCATCGGTACCTGTTGTACTTACTTTCAGTTTAGCCGTTATTTCGCCCCCCAGCGTCAGGTCTTCGGTCAGCACATCGGTCTGAAATGTCAGCACATCGGGCCGTCGGCCAGCAAACCGCTGATCTTCCGACATGTAGTTGAACGGCGTAAAACCCTGCGTCGTCGTAATGTCTTCGGTATACGGAACCGGTTTCATGGGATCACTGATAAACTCCGAAAAGCCCTTCCCTGCACCTGAGTTATCGGTTTTCAACTGCCCATTGCTGGCCAGATAAAACGGCACGGTCTGCGCATTGGCGGCAGGCCATTTATCGAACGTGCGCCATTCGTTGCGTCCGGTATTGAACAGATAAGCTTCGGGCAAACCTGTTTTGCCATCGCCGGGGCCTTTCAGAAAATGATCGAAGAATTTTGCTTCGATATTCCGCTGGTAAAATGTAGCAATGCTATCGCCAAAATAAATATTGCTATGCAATGTATGACCCGTTTCACGCGACCACCGACCATGCCCAAACGGGCCCATAACGATTGTATTGTAGGTGCCTGGATTATTTTTTTCGACTGTTTTATAGATGTTCAGCGGTCCGTACAGATCTTCGGCATCGAACCAGCCCCCTACGGTCATAAGCGCATGGTTGATGTTTTTGAGATGCGGAATAATGCTGCGTTTCTGCCAGAATTCGTCATAGTTCGGATGATCGACCGTTTCCTGCCAGTAGAAGTTATTGCTGTAATATTTGTCGGCATTTTTCAGCGGTCCCAGATCATACTGCCACTGGAAACCATCTTTGGTGCCGGTATGAATAAACTGGTCGTTATACCAGGCTTCGGTAGTTGGGTGCGGGTGCTGAACCCCAAAAACGGGAAACGTGAAAATATACGCCTGAATAAAGGCTCCGTTGTGGTGAAAATCGTCGAAGAAGAAATCCGACACGGGTGCCTGTGGCGACGACGCTTTCAGGGCAGGGTGAGCCGCAACAGCTCCGGCAATGGTATAAAAACCGGGATAACTGATTCCCCACTGGCCAACGCGACCATTGTTGTTCGGAACGTTTTTGAGCAGCCATTCAATGGTGTCGTACGTATCGGAACTCTCATCGACCGCCAGCGCCGACTGTCGGGCGGGGGCTTTGCCTTTCTTTTTGGCATCGGCCCGTGCTGCGGCTTTTTCTTGCTGATCGGTTACGGTTGGCGTCATATTGGTCCAGGTGCCTTCCGACATCCAGCGCCCGCGCACATCCTGATAGACGAAAATAAATTTATCGCGCATCAACGTTCCCGACGGGCCTATCTGCCCCGGATAGGCATCAGGGCCATAGGGAGCCACGCTGTAGCAGGTACGCTGCATCAGAAATGGGTATTTTTTCGCCGGCGAGGCATCTTTGGGAACATAAACGGCCGTGTGTAGTTTGGTGCCGTCGCGCATCGGAATTTTATACTCGAACTTCTGGTAATTATCGCGAACGTAGCTGGGCGCGGGGGCTGTCTGAGCAATGGCCGATTGAATAAGAGCAAGCGCAAGCAAGCCATATAGCCAGTTTTTCATGGAGCTGATGGAGTTAAGAGGGTGTAAACTGCTGCAAAGATAATGCGCCGTTTTCTCACTACAGACTCTTCAGAAAAGCAATAGCTTCATACCTCCTCAACAATGGAGGATTAATCAGTTTCGTCGAGCGTAAAGATGTGCTCTACGGGTTTGTCAAACACCTGCGCCAGCTTGAGAGCCAGAATCGTCGATGGAACATAACGGCCCGTTTCAATGGAGTTGATCGTTTGGCGACTGACCCCAATCCGTTCGGCCAGGTCGTTTTGCGATAGGTTTTGTTCGGCTCGTTCAACTTTCAGTCGGTTTTTCATAACGTGCATGATGGATGGATGTTCCAAAAATAAGCCAGCGGAAGCGTATGATGAAGACCAATAATACAGTGAACATGTTATAGATCATCACGCTAAAAAAAGCGCCATCATAAACAGTAAGAATGGCAATCACTAAAATCAGATAGTTAGCATATACGCTCCATTGCAGGGCTTCGAGCCGTAGCTGGCTTATCATCTCATCTTCTACTTTCTCCCGCGAGAACGCAATGAACAGAAGTCCCAGAATGACTCCAATGGCGGCTACTTCATCCGTCATATCCTGATTTTCCAGCAAGTGCATTATTGAGTTACCTGACGTTATCGTCATAGGCTTACTTAACCAACTGATATCTAACCAGCTAATCTTAAAATCTGCATAGAGATTTGCCAGCCCCAATACTACCGAGGGCACAAAAATCAGCCAGCCAATCAGCCGGAAGCGATGCGGAAATAACCATTTTGTTTTCATGATCTCTGTTTGTTTTTTACAGATCAAACGTAAAGTAAAGTTTCCATATTGTAAAGTTTACTTTACAAAAATTAAGAAAAAAAATTGCCGGTCTTGTGTAAGACCGGCAATCTATACGTAGTCAAGTATGGCTACATCTTAAAAATCTGATCCATAAGCACCCATTTTTCGCCGGGTTTGGCCATGGGCAGCGCCTGCTGATACGTCCACATCAGCGCTTCCCACTCCTGCACCTTCGGATTTGCCGCATCGGCAGCAGCCTTTGCCTCGAACGAAAATGTTTCGTCGGTTTCCATGATCATGAACAGACGCTTACCGATCCGGTAAATCTCCATTTCGGTAATGCCCGACTCACGGATGCTGGCTTCAATTTCGGGCCGGAGCTTTTTATGGTATTGCTCGTACTCGGCAATCAGCTTCGGATCGTCTTTAAGGTCGAGAGCAAAACAGTATCGCATAATCAGGGTGCCACTTCGGGAGCGATGTTAGGGTTATGTAAATCACTGGAATTGATCCGATACCCCTGCATGGCATAAAACACGATGTAGGCAAAACAAACCAGCGGAACCAGAAGCGCATAAACAGCACCATTGGCAAACAATGCACCAGCCACCAGCGGCATCAGCGCACCGCCCACAATACTCATTATCACCAGCGACGACCCAATTTTCGACTCAGCGCCCAGCCCTTTGGTCGCCAGCGCAAAAATCGTCGGGAATTGAATCGACTGAAAGAAGTACGTAAAGCTCAGGGCAATTACGGCGGTCAGACCACCGGCCAACATCGCAATTATTACCATCAGAACGGCACCACCCGCGTAGATCGCCAGTACGACATTCGGGCGAATCCGCGTCATGAGCGAGGTACCCACAAACCGGCCGAGCATGAACAACACCAGCGCGAACGAGGCATGAAAACCGGCAATCTGCGTAGCCGACAAATCGGTAGGTGAGCCAGTCAGCGAATTGATGGCGTTCATATAGGCCTGGGCCAACGCCCAGTGCCCATCGCGGGAGAAATCGAGTTTCAGATCCACAAAATAGCCCCAGAGTGTCGCCTGAGCACCCACATTCGCAAACTGGGCAATAACGCCCAATGCCAAATGCCGATGGCGCATCACCCCCCAGATCGACGTTTTACCCGCAGCCTGCTCCTCTTCGGCTCCAACTTCGGGCATTTTCGTG harbors:
- a CDS encoding L-rhamnose mutarotase, with the protein product MRYCFALDLKDDPKLIAEYEQYHKKLRPEIEASIRESGITEMEIYRIGKRLFMIMETDETFSFEAKAAADAANPKVQEWEALMWTYQQALPMAKPGEKWVLMDQIFKM
- a CDS encoding CocE/NonD family hydrolase, with product MKNWLYGLLALALIQSAIAQTAPAPSYVRDNYQKFEYKIPMRDGTKLHTAVYVPKDASPAKKYPFLMQRTCYSVAPYGPDAYPGQIGPSGTLMRDKFIFVYQDVRGRWMSEGTWTNMTPTVTDQQEKAAARADAKKKGKAPARQSALAVDESSDTYDTIEWLLKNVPNNNGRVGQWGISYPGFYTIAGAVAAHPALKASSPQAPVSDFFFDDFHHNGAFIQAYIFTFPVFGVQHPHPTTEAWYNDQFIHTGTKDGFQWQYDLGPLKNADKYYSNNFYWQETVDHPNYDEFWQKRSIIPHLKNINHALMTVGGWFDAEDLYGPLNIYKTVEKNNPGTYNTIVMGPFGHGRWSRETGHTLHSNIYFGDSIATFYQRNIEAKFFDHFLKGPGDGKTGLPEAYLFNTGRNEWRTFDKWPAANAQTVPFYLASNGQLKTDNSGAGKGFSEFISDPMKPVPYTEDITTTQGFTPFNYMSEDQRFAGRRPDVLTFQTDVLTEDLTLGGEITAKLKVSTTGTDADWVVKLIDVYPPDEPNHPYMPNKNITLGNYQQMVRSEAMRGRFRNSFEKPEPFKPGEITDVTFRLQDVLHTFKKGHRVMIQVQSTWFPLIDRNPQKYVDNIFKANADDFQKATHRVYDNSVIEVQVLK
- the fucP gene encoding L-fucose:H+ symporter permease; translated protein: MPLGPAPDNVKLKSDQATGSYGVAFALVTSLFFLWGLANSLNGSLIKQFQIALDLNRFQAGIVDFAFYLGYFFMALPAGYVMRRFGYKRGILFGLLLYGGGAFLFYPAAEVRVYGFFLLALFTMACGIAFLETAANLYVTVLGDPSKSEWRLNFSQSFNGISIILGPIIGALFIFSKTEYTPEMLQAMAPAQAEAIRVEEALSVQGPYLVIGSIIAFVTILFAITKMPEVGAEEEQAAGKTSIWGVMRHRHLALGVIAQFANVGAQATLWGYFVDLKLDFSRDGHWALAQAYMNAINSLTGSPTDLSATQIAGFHASFALVLFMLGRFVGTSLMTRIRPNVVLAIYAGGAVLMVIIAMLAGGLTAVIALSFTYFFQSIQFPTIFALATKGLGAESKIGSSLVIMSIVGGALMPLVAGALFANGAVYALLVPLVCFAYIVFYAMQGYRINSSDLHNPNIAPEVAP
- a CDS encoding helix-turn-helix transcriptional regulator yields the protein MKNRLKVERAEQNLSQNDLAERIGVSRQTINSIETGRYVPSTILALKLAQVFDKPVEHIFTLDETD
- a CDS encoding carbohydrate-binding protein: MKKRLLYFYIGAIVVGGALFTSGKNLNPSDYSLFTSLLQTTTISLPGRVEAENYTAMQGIQTETTADDGGGQNVGNIDDGDWMDYSVTVPANGVYTLRFRVANGWSDGAQFQLRNADGSVITTVNVPRTGGIQSWQTIGATAHLTAGTQTLRIYVVTGAWNLNWFEAAESRSILGKIEAETFDVSTDVRPETTSDDGGGQDIGYIDDNDWMDFNVSAPSAGVYTFQFRVANSYGNGLIEIRSESGSVLGSVDVPRTYGWQNWTTVSTTATLPAGSQVLRFYAVRGAWNFNWFNVSQGGVVLSPAVITFDALPDKTTDDGEYNLVATSTNAETPITFASSNPSVVSVSNASGIWKATVVSSGTATITASQAASTSFLAADDVSRQQVVNPSSIISPDKKIPIEAGRWYQLTNASNGLQGLFDGVTDVNVETGWGKVLPNYDAYYPLLTGESMSIESIRFYDFTGIFTDNPMTLSIITDQWQRIPIATFTGEQYAAWVGPYPNRSTTGNLQFKLDQPISNARYLVINTGGAFPTEMELYGSYTPSTIAQTPAPAKSVRLKDMLGVNAYEWNFEDGNSPWQINEAKMNIVKSFSGVRHYMDWNKLEANEGDYSYNPTLSGGWNYDAIYERCQAEGIEVLACLKTLPDWMVNTYPTDQRDAENVPVRYGKDFADPTSYIEQAKAAFQYIARYGSNTNIDPALLSVNTTPRWTGDTPNSIKIGLGLIKYIECDNERDKWWKGRKAYQTAREYAANLSAFYDGHKNTMGAGVGVKNADPTVKVVIGGLASASMGSDYIKGMIDWCKQYRGYKADGSVDLCWDVINYHMYTDNTSSSQSGGSTRGAAPEVTTVNQIAADFRKTAHLQSYDMPVWITEAGYDVNQQSPLRAIPIGTKSALETQGDWILRTALFYARQGIEKLFFYQLYDDNSSGGMFGTSGLANGDNLTRRPAADYLYQTNKLFGNYSYKQTINSDPIVDRYELDGKSAYVLVVPDEVGRTATYTLDLGTATQAQIYRPTVGSNDMTLEVVSTNQGQLQLTVTETPMFVVAGTTAPNARVATSVTEAKSLDEVIQIYPNPTADFVTIQLERSSSSPLNVNLFDAGSGRLHRQLSVSKTGGQFSTKMDLTHLPVGTYILEVKQDSDRVMRKVLKVE